Proteins co-encoded in one Spirosoma endbachense genomic window:
- a CDS encoding imelysin family protein, giving the protein MIQFSWKKIGIACALMGVLWACSKTGDPDSPTPTTPTDQASSDRKAMLTNIADNIILPSYANFKVKLDAMLAKSDAFAAKPDKAALTDLRQAWADAYTEWQKVELFDVGPGEKYTIRNFFNIYPTNVTGIEEYIAAGTGTFETPVSYPKQGFPALDYMINGLGATDDAILARYTTAADAAKRIAYLKRLTTQMNTTFTTVYGEWTGGYRDTFINCTGLDAGCSTSKLVNGYVLHYERYIRSGKIGIPSGAMTNGTPNAETVEALYKKDLSLTLAKTAHQAIVDFFNGKSVKTGQEGPSLKTYLNGLGAKDSRTGTSLTDIINQQFTASTAQLNGLQPILYDAIKTNNASVVLVYTEMQKAVRMLKVDMTTAMSITITYTDNDGD; this is encoded by the coding sequence ATGATACAGTTTAGCTGGAAAAAAATCGGAATTGCCTGCGCTCTGATGGGCGTATTATGGGCTTGTTCAAAGACAGGTGACCCGGATTCGCCCACACCAACCACGCCCACCGATCAGGCCAGTAGTGACCGGAAGGCCATGCTGACCAACATCGCCGACAACATTATTTTGCCCAGCTATGCCAACTTCAAGGTTAAACTGGATGCTATGCTGGCAAAATCGGACGCCTTTGCGGCCAAGCCCGACAAAGCAGCTTTAACCGATTTACGGCAGGCATGGGCCGATGCCTATACCGAATGGCAGAAAGTCGAATTGTTTGATGTCGGGCCAGGTGAAAAGTACACGATTCGCAATTTTTTCAATATCTACCCGACCAATGTTACGGGTATTGAAGAATACATTGCCGCTGGGACTGGTACATTCGAAACACCGGTATCCTACCCCAAACAGGGCTTTCCGGCTCTAGATTACATGATCAATGGCCTGGGCGCCACCGACGATGCCATTCTGGCCCGTTACACGACTGCTGCTGACGCAGCCAAACGCATCGCCTACCTAAAGCGGTTAACGACCCAGATGAACACAACCTTTACAACGGTATATGGCGAATGGACGGGTGGTTACCGCGACACATTCATCAACTGCACCGGGCTGGACGCGGGTTGTTCGACCTCCAAACTGGTTAATGGGTACGTATTGCATTACGAACGGTACATCCGCTCGGGGAAAATAGGAATTCCATCCGGAGCAATGACGAACGGAACACCCAACGCTGAAACCGTCGAGGCCCTTTACAAAAAAGACCTGTCGCTGACACTGGCCAAAACGGCGCATCAGGCTATTGTCGATTTTTTCAACGGAAAAAGTGTCAAAACAGGTCAGGAAGGGCCAAGTCTGAAGACCTATCTGAATGGGCTTGGGGCTAAAGACAGCCGCACCGGAACCTCGCTGACAGACATCATCAATCAGCAGTTCACGGCCTCTACGGCCCAGCTCAACGGGCTGCAACCGATTCTGTACGATGCCATCAAGACCAACAATGCAAGTGTGGTTCTGGTATATACCGAAATGCAGAAAGCCGTTCGGATGCTCAAGGTTGATATGACAACGGCCATGAGCATTACCATCACCTACACCGACAACGACGGCGATTAA
- a CDS encoding DUF4856 domain-containing protein, which translates to MFKPISLLCFAPAIILVAGLASCDKKDNPDTVAPQLRKSIDYAKLSDTTTYANFFVDNAGAKTVDLSNGANRLLMFRAINTYNGTAVGTGATLDANVLKNMFANTSSPYSGTLASLNTSGVQLRSVTASSLAAADAEKERQTIEAGFTAIATASKSVSATASEGKAGKLGTYLVDEKGIEYGQIIQKGLIGAFQLDYISNVLLSDKSLAADNTTLVAGKKYTQLEQNWDEIYGILTANPIYGAKATATSSGESFIGSYIWEYNKEDFPKIHPALLKGRAAIVNNDATTLKAQVAILRAAMEKAVANAALGYLGKWKTAGTNTAAAAHAMGEGLGFIYSLRYAKLNGGDAAFSDGILTNLIYSAPNGFWGLTNAKIDAASTAIKTKFNIAG; encoded by the coding sequence ATGTTCAAACCTATCTCACTACTTTGCTTCGCTCCTGCGATAATTCTGGTTGCTGGATTAGCCTCCTGCGACAAAAAGGACAATCCGGATACCGTTGCCCCGCAGCTTCGCAAATCTATCGATTACGCGAAACTGAGCGATACAACGACTTACGCGAACTTCTTCGTGGATAATGCAGGCGCCAAAACCGTTGACCTCTCGAACGGTGCCAATCGGCTACTTATGTTCCGGGCCATCAATACCTACAACGGTACGGCTGTAGGAACAGGTGCTACGCTGGATGCTAACGTCCTGAAAAACATGTTTGCCAATACGAGCAGTCCTTATTCAGGTACGCTTGCTTCGTTAAATACATCGGGCGTTCAGTTGCGGAGCGTAACAGCTTCGTCGCTGGCAGCTGCTGATGCGGAAAAAGAACGGCAGACTATCGAAGCTGGTTTTACGGCCATCGCTACGGCCAGCAAATCGGTTTCGGCCACGGCTTCGGAAGGGAAAGCGGGTAAATTAGGAACGTATCTGGTCGACGAAAAAGGCATCGAATACGGTCAGATTATTCAGAAAGGTCTGATTGGAGCATTCCAGTTAGACTATATCAGTAATGTTCTGCTGAGCGATAAAAGCCTTGCCGCTGACAACACCACGCTGGTAGCCGGTAAGAAATATACGCAGCTGGAGCAGAACTGGGACGAGATTTATGGCATTCTAACGGCCAATCCGATTTATGGGGCAAAAGCTACGGCAACCTCATCGGGCGAAAGCTTCATTGGTTCGTATATCTGGGAATACAATAAAGAGGATTTCCCGAAAATTCATCCAGCCCTGTTAAAAGGTCGTGCGGCCATCGTGAACAACGACGCGACAACATTGAAAGCACAAGTTGCCATTCTTCGGGCGGCTATGGAGAAAGCAGTTGCTAATGCTGCTTTAGGATACCTGGGCAAATGGAAAACCGCCGGTACCAATACAGCCGCAGCTGCTCACGCTATGGGCGAAGGACTGGGCTTTATCTATAGCCTGCGTTATGCTAAACTAAACGGGGGCGATGCTGCCTTCTCCGACGGAATTCTTACCAATCTGATTTACTCAGCACCTAATGGTTTTTGGGGTCTAACAAACGCCAAGATCGACGCAGCCAGCACAGCGATCAAAACAAAATTTAACATTGCCGGCTAA
- a CDS encoding threonine aldolase family protein has translation MFSRRNFLRVSGLSAVPAIAPLDQFAAQFSADPPSDFVRFSGDGPMYQPDQFIAKLQEISKAQSIKWDFYGKGGSIDELTKKFTALTGKEAAIYLASGTLANQLAISVLSGENTKVFVQETSHVYRDEADAAQSVYGKRLIPLAAGKTYFTLEELQKSIEEHSQGEAFKSGIGAVSIENPVRRCDGTFVPLDEIKRISAFCREKGYKLHLDGARIYLASAYAGTSVAEYASYFDTVYISLYKYLGAAGGAILCGPKEIIDRMDHLAKIHGGVIFMNWANAAMALHHLNGIEDRFKRVATQSKQLFALLNQLPGLTIMAIDKGTNISNAQLAPTVNAYKLGEILWDKYRIALPGINPNGEMKLMVNDSLLSRDNNQIVAAFKDALALAKA, from the coding sequence ATGTTTTCCCGACGAAATTTCCTGCGCGTATCTGGCCTGTCCGCCGTTCCAGCCATCGCGCCATTAGACCAGTTTGCTGCTCAATTCTCGGCCGACCCTCCCTCCGATTTTGTGCGATTTAGTGGCGATGGGCCCATGTATCAGCCCGATCAGTTCATCGCTAAGCTGCAGGAAATAAGCAAGGCACAATCCATTAAGTGGGATTTTTACGGGAAAGGAGGGAGCATTGATGAGCTCACCAAAAAATTTACGGCGCTGACCGGCAAAGAGGCTGCTATTTATCTGGCTTCTGGTACACTGGCCAACCAGCTGGCTATTTCGGTGCTAAGTGGCGAAAATACCAAAGTCTTCGTTCAGGAAACCAGCCATGTGTATCGCGATGAAGCTGATGCCGCTCAATCAGTTTACGGCAAGCGGTTAATCCCACTAGCAGCGGGGAAAACCTATTTCACGCTGGAAGAACTTCAAAAATCCATTGAGGAGCATTCGCAGGGCGAGGCTTTCAAAAGTGGCATCGGTGCTGTGTCGATCGAAAATCCGGTCAGGCGATGCGATGGAACATTCGTTCCCCTCGATGAAATCAAGAGAATATCGGCTTTTTGTCGGGAGAAAGGCTATAAACTACATCTGGATGGTGCCCGGATTTACCTGGCTTCTGCCTATGCGGGTACATCGGTTGCCGAGTATGCGTCTTACTTCGATACCGTTTACATCTCGCTTTATAAATACCTGGGAGCGGCTGGCGGGGCCATTCTGTGTGGGCCCAAAGAAATTATTGACCGGATGGATCATTTAGCCAAAATCCACGGTGGTGTTATTTTTATGAACTGGGCAAATGCTGCCATGGCGTTGCACCACCTGAATGGGATAGAGGATCGTTTCAAACGGGTTGCAACCCAGTCGAAACAACTATTTGCCTTGCTCAACCAATTGCCGGGCCTTACAATAATGGCGATTGATAAGGGCACCAATATTTCAAATGCTCAGTTAGCCCCAACCGTGAATGCCTACAAACTGGGTGAAATACTGTGGGATAAATATCGTATTGCTTTACCGGGAATTAACCCTAACGGCGAAATGAAACTAATGGTGAACGACAGCCTGTTAAGTCGCGATAACAACCAGATCGTGGCCGCTTTCAAGGATGCGCTGGCATTGGCAAAAGCGTAA
- a CDS encoding KUP/HAK/KT family potassium transporter, with amino-acid sequence MNSSTHSQLNKVSLSGLLISIGIVFGDIGTSPLYTYKAIFGNRILTENLVLGSFSAVFWTLTFQTTLKYVIITLNADNKGEGGIFSLYTLIRRYTGKWMLYPAIIGGSFLLADGIITPPISVSSAIEGLLIYYPKLDTVPIVLAIIILLFITQQFGTQWLGRLFGPVMVVWFTFIGVMGLLSLVQHPGVLRALNPWHVVTLLRDYPGGFWLLGGVFLCTTGAEALYSDMGHCGRGNIRVSWGFVKLMLLLSYAGQSAWLMQHLGKQLGPTSSFYEIVPPSILGFAIGIATLATIIASQALISGSFTLIGEAIRLHLWPRQRVIYPTDFRGQLYIPQINWLLMAGCIGVVLHFQESKNMEAAFGLAVTLTMLMSTVLMNAYLRIKRVNALLTVVITALFLSIEISFLVANLIKFEEGGWISIVLGLLLITVMTLWHKGKDLKRSFVQFEPLPPFIETLKELSNDTTVPKYATHLVYLTGSETSAKIESETIESILYRTPKRADVYWLLHVHVEDEPFTMRYKVETLAEQDVYYITFYLGFRIEPRLNLFFRLAVEDMVKCNEVEITSRYRSLSQKNLMGDFRFVVFKNFLSYENELPLIQKIIMNSYFLIRRTALHEDSAYGLDTNNVVVEDVPLLFSHPKNINLSRERN; translated from the coding sequence ATGAACTCATCTACCCATTCGCAACTGAATAAAGTTTCTCTCTCCGGTTTGCTGATTTCCATTGGTATCGTCTTTGGCGACATCGGCACATCACCACTTTACACCTACAAAGCCATTTTTGGCAATCGTATCCTGACCGAGAACCTCGTGCTGGGGTCATTCTCCGCCGTTTTCTGGACACTGACGTTTCAGACTACACTGAAGTATGTCATTATCACCCTCAACGCCGATAACAAGGGGGAAGGTGGTATTTTTTCGCTGTACACACTGATCCGCCGATACACGGGCAAGTGGATGCTCTATCCGGCAATTATCGGTGGTAGTTTTCTGCTGGCCGACGGCATCATTACACCGCCAATTTCGGTCTCATCGGCTATTGAAGGTCTGCTCATTTACTACCCAAAGCTGGATACAGTACCTATCGTGCTCGCTATTATCATCTTGCTTTTTATTACTCAGCAATTTGGTACGCAGTGGCTTGGTCGTCTTTTTGGCCCAGTCATGGTGGTCTGGTTTACATTTATCGGCGTGATGGGATTACTATCGCTGGTGCAACATCCAGGCGTATTACGAGCTTTAAATCCGTGGCATGTTGTTACGCTTCTCCGCGATTATCCGGGCGGGTTCTGGCTGTTGGGTGGAGTTTTCCTCTGTACAACGGGAGCCGAAGCCCTCTACTCCGATATGGGTCACTGCGGTCGGGGAAACATTCGGGTCAGTTGGGGATTTGTCAAGCTCATGCTGCTCCTTTCCTATGCTGGTCAATCGGCCTGGCTGATGCAGCATTTGGGCAAGCAACTTGGTCCAACGAGTTCATTCTACGAAATTGTTCCCCCGTCAATACTGGGGTTTGCCATCGGAATTGCCACATTGGCGACCATTATTGCCAGTCAGGCGCTCATTAGCGGTTCATTTACGCTCATTGGTGAAGCCATTCGTCTTCACCTCTGGCCACGGCAGCGCGTCATTTACCCGACCGATTTCCGGGGTCAGTTATACATTCCACAAATCAACTGGCTACTGATGGCGGGTTGTATCGGGGTTGTATTACACTTTCAGGAGTCGAAAAACATGGAAGCGGCTTTTGGGCTGGCCGTTACGCTTACCATGCTCATGTCTACGGTGCTCATGAATGCCTATCTGCGCATAAAACGCGTAAATGCGCTCCTGACGGTGGTTATAACGGCCCTCTTTCTGTCGATCGAAATCTCATTCCTGGTTGCCAACCTGATCAAGTTTGAAGAAGGTGGCTGGATCTCGATTGTGCTGGGTCTGCTGCTCATAACCGTAATGACCCTATGGCATAAAGGCAAAGATCTCAAGCGAAGTTTCGTTCAGTTCGAGCCACTGCCTCCGTTTATCGAAACCCTCAAAGAACTCAGCAACGATACTACTGTTCCCAAATATGCTACACACCTTGTCTATCTGACAGGCTCCGAGACCTCGGCAAAAATTGAGTCCGAAACGATTGAATCCATTTTATACCGAACGCCCAAACGGGCCGATGTGTACTGGCTCCTTCATGTTCATGTTGAAGATGAGCCCTTTACGATGCGCTACAAAGTCGAGACGCTGGCCGAACAGGACGTTTACTACATCACGTTCTACCTCGGTTTCCGTATCGAACCCCGGCTCAACCTGTTCTTCCGATTAGCTGTTGAAGACATGGTAAAATGCAATGAGGTCGAAATTACGAGTCGCTACCGATCGCTGAGCCAAAAAAATCTGATGGGTGATTTCCGGTTCGTGGTTTTTAAGAATTTCCTGTCGTACGAAAATGAGTTGCCGCTGATCCAGAAAATCATCATGAACAGTTATTTCCTGATCCGACGAACGGCCCTGCATGAAGATTCGGCCTACGGTCTGGACACAAACAATGTGGTTGTAGAAGATGTACCCTTACTCTTTTCTCATCCTAAGAACATCAATCTGAGCCGGGAACGAAATTGA